One part of the Cytophagales bacterium genome encodes these proteins:
- a CDS encoding aminotransferase class I/II-fold pyridoxal phosphate-dependent enzyme, giving the protein MNEKRIYLSPPHMGGGELKFIRQAFDENWIAPLGPNVDNFEKDICGFSGAKYAAALSSGTAAIHLALILLGVEREDEVLCQSLTFSASVNPVVYQHAVPVLIDSESDTWNMCPETLEEAIKDRIAKGKKPKAIILVHLYGQPAKLDEVMTISGKYGIPIIEDAAEALGAEYGSGSSNSSSSTIPLHSSTLPGSGSSQITKYMKVGIFGKIGIFSFNGNKIITTSGGGALVSEDKALVEKARYLATQACEDVPHYQHLEIGYNYRMSNICAGIGRGQMEALPERIKQRRANYQYYYNALKNVDAISFLPEMDGTFSTRWLTCILIDKKLSGSVTPEDIRLALEKENIEARPLWKPMHLQPVFENYPYYGGNVAEKLFNRGLCLPSGSNLNKKDLDRVIGIIKSIF; this is encoded by the coding sequence ATGAATGAAAAGAGAATCTACTTATCCCCTCCCCATATGGGAGGTGGTGAATTAAAATTCATCCGGCAGGCTTTTGATGAAAACTGGATTGCTCCGTTAGGTCCCAACGTTGACAATTTTGAGAAAGACATTTGTGGATTTTCCGGGGCTAAATATGCTGCGGCTTTGAGCTCAGGCACAGCAGCCATACATCTTGCCCTGATCCTATTGGGTGTTGAACGTGAGGATGAAGTACTATGCCAATCATTAACTTTTTCCGCAAGTGTCAATCCTGTTGTATATCAACATGCTGTACCTGTTTTAATAGATAGTGAATCAGACACATGGAATATGTGTCCTGAAACGCTTGAAGAAGCGATCAAAGACAGGATTGCAAAAGGCAAGAAACCCAAAGCCATAATATTGGTGCATCTTTACGGCCAGCCTGCAAAATTAGATGAGGTAATGACTATTTCCGGCAAGTATGGAATTCCAATTATTGAAGATGCGGCTGAGGCATTGGGAGCGGAGTATGGAAGTGGCAGTAGCAATAGCAGTTCGTCCACCATCCCCCTTCACTCATCAACCCTCCCTGGCAGCGGTAGCAGCCAAATCACCAAATATATGAAGGTTGGTATATTCGGGAAAATCGGAATTTTCTCATTTAACGGCAATAAAATCATTACAACATCAGGGGGTGGAGCATTGGTTTCGGAGGACAAAGCATTGGTAGAAAAAGCAAGATATTTAGCTACGCAGGCTTGTGAAGATGTACCTCATTATCAACACCTGGAAATAGGGTATAACTATCGTATGAGCAATATTTGTGCGGGCATAGGCAGAGGGCAAATGGAAGCATTGCCCGAAAGGATCAAACAAAGAAGGGCAAATTATCAATATTATTACAACGCATTAAAGAATGTTGATGCCATTTCATTTTTACCTGAAATGGACGGTACCTTTTCTACCCGCTGGCTCACCTGCATTTTGATAGATAAAAAATTATCCGGGAGTGTTACGCCTGAAGATATTCGTCTCGCACTGGAGAAAGAAAACATAGAAGCCCGCCCCTTGTGGAAGCCTATGCATTTACAGCCGGTATTTGAAAATTATCCCTATTATGGTGGTAATGTAGCTGAAAAGCTGTTTAATAGAGGGTTATGCCTTCCTTCAGGTTCTAATTTGAATAAAAAAGATCTGGATAGGGTTATTGGGATAATCAAATCTATCTTTTAA
- a CDS encoding SDR family oxidoreductase translates to MSYNLLKGKKGVIFGALDEKSIAWKVAAKAYEEGATFTLTNAPVALRLGAINKLAETCKTEVIPADATLIEDLESLFKRSMEVLGGKIDFVLHSIGMSPNVRKGKEYTDLNHDFFLKTLDISALSLHKLLQTAQKLDAINEWGSVVALSYIAAQRTLPGYKDMTEAKAMLESIVRNYGYYYGKAKNVRINSVSQSPTMTTAGSGIKGFDSFYNYAQDVAPLGNASAESCAEYCVTLFSDLTRMVTMQNLFHDGGFSFTLASESILEKYQ, encoded by the coding sequence ATGTCATACAATCTCTTAAAAGGCAAAAAAGGCGTCATCTTTGGCGCTTTGGACGAAAAGTCAATCGCCTGGAAAGTGGCCGCTAAAGCCTATGAAGAAGGCGCTACATTTACCCTTACAAACGCGCCTGTTGCTCTCAGATTGGGAGCGATCAACAAATTAGCTGAAACCTGTAAAACCGAAGTCATTCCTGCGGATGCTACCTTAATAGAAGACCTTGAAAGTCTTTTCAAAAGATCAATGGAAGTATTGGGCGGAAAAATAGATTTCGTTCTACATTCCATAGGCATGTCGCCCAACGTGAGAAAAGGAAAGGAATACACTGACCTGAACCACGACTTTTTCCTGAAAACGCTGGATATTTCTGCCCTTTCACTGCATAAGCTGCTGCAAACCGCCCAGAAATTAGATGCCATAAATGAATGGGGTTCAGTGGTAGCGCTATCCTATATAGCTGCACAAAGAACCTTACCCGGCTACAAAGATATGACAGAGGCCAAAGCAATGCTTGAATCAATCGTCAGGAACTATGGATATTATTACGGCAAAGCAAAGAACGTAAGGATCAACTCTGTCTCACAATCTCCAACTATGACCACAGCCGGATCAGGAATAAAAGGCTTTGATTCTTTCTATAACTATGCTCAGGATGTGGCTCCATTAGGAAATGCAAGCGCTGAAAGTTGTGCTGAATACTGTGTTACGCTTTTCTCTGACCTCACCAGGATGGTCACTATGCAAAATCTCTTTCACGATGGTGGATTTTCGTTTACACTGGCCAGTGAATCGATTTTGGAGAAATACCAATAA